In Oscillatoria sp. FACHB-1406, the sequence TATGCTTTTAAAGAAAACATCAGCCTCCCTAATAACGTAAGATTCAGCTATACCCTTATGCTCTTGAGTAGCAAAAGAAATAAATGGAATGTAAGAGCTATACACTCCACGATTGTTTTCATGAATTCCAAAAATGCTAAAATCACTCATGAATTTTCATCTAGATAAACTTTTTGAATTAATAAAAAATTAGCTTTAAAGACATCAATTTTGACGCGCATACCATTGTATTTTAAAGGAAACCCGATTTCTCCCCAAGGATTAGCTTCGGGTGGATTTTCGTAAAAGTAAGGAATAAAAAACCAATTTTCCGAAATGGTATGAGTTTGTTGAATAGCAAATTCATACGTCAGTTGTTTTATAATATCTTCCCTAAACTTTTGTTGTGATTTTTTAGAAAGACTGGAGTTCGTGTAAAAGCTTAATGGCACATACTTGTAGTCAACAATTATAACTTTAGAAGGGTTTCTTAGAGATCTTAAAATTAAATCTGGTCTAGGAAAGCGACGAAATCTAGTCTCACTTCTATCTCTTGCATTAAAATCGTCATATTGCCGATTTGTATAGACTAATGTGCCAGGTTTACTATCCATCTCGATACACAGTAATTCGTTCCAACCAAAGAAACCGTTCGTCTTGGAATAGGGAATATCAGAAATAGTACAATAAATCCATTGATTCCAATGTTTGCTTCCATCATGAGTAGAATAATTTCCAACTCGGCTTTGTTCTCTATCGTTTCTACGAAGATTAGAATAATTTTTTAGAGAAATATCTGTATCAGCGTATAGTATTTCTTTACGGTATTTCTTGAAAAAGAATGTGTGGCACATATCCTCCCAAAGTAATGAGAAGCCTTTAATCCCCCAAAAATCTCCATCTGTTTGGTTAGAGTTTAGTTCTCCGTATAGAAAGGTTTCTATAGCTTCATAAAGTTGCCAATAATCAGAATCTTTGTAGTAAGTGTTTCTATCAATATTGTCTAATGCTTCTTTCAAAATACTAACTGTTTCAACAAATGTATCTTTATCAAAGATAGATTGATTAACTGTAAGATAATTGTCCTGAAAGTGTTGTGAGAAGAACTGAATATCTTGCAAGCGCGCTTTAATATTATCA encodes:
- a CDS encoding LlaJI family restriction endonuclease, with protein sequence MFDFSDLKLVKGSKDSFVGIRKSSSSEEFEFCLPNGFEDFPEGNFDEIRNLFFGMYRTFRKFEQDNITTNRFNRNPSHFQRDQDQTTLSPGGVSMQTAEGEVCVLYSKIKMIEQILEAYDDLAINSIQKKVRRSEEINYSQIHRYLDRAVYLENDVVYVESMDLARPIVRYESTELINLYCYILDEIVQQLQEDVPDNIKARLQDIQFFSQHFQDNYLTVNQSIFDKDTFVETVSILKEALDNIDRNTYYKDSDYWQLYEAIETFLYGELNSNQTDGDFWGIKGFSLLWEDMCHTFFFKKYRKEILYADTDISLKNYSNLRRNDREQSRVGNYSTHDGSKHWNQWIYCTISDIPYSKTNGFFGWNELLCIEMDSKPGTLVYTNRQYDDFNARDRSETRFRRFPRPDLILRSLRNPSKVIIVDYKYVPLSFYTNSSLSKKSQQKFREDIIKQLTYEFAIQQTHTISENWFFIPYFYENPPEANPWGEIGFPLKYNGMRVKIDVFKANFLLIQKVYLDENS